In a genomic window of Octadecabacter temperatus:
- a CDS encoding bifunctional protein tyrosine phosphatase family protein/NAD(P)/FAD-dependent oxidoreductase encodes MDLKPLTANLSVSAQIQTSDLKAIKDAGFRAIICNRPDGEGADQPTFNEIATAAKKQGLEAMYLPIVAGKVSDKDASDFNQALTSMPGPVLAYCRTGTRSATLWSLGQAEKRSLADILAATKAAGYEMGGVVRRIVNGGKTPTDTGDASFNVVIVGAGAGGIAAAASLKSRQPDLEIAVIDPADIHYYQPGWTMVGGGIFAPEQTSRTMGSLIPKGVHWIQSAVAAFEPENNAVILDGCRVVKYDRLIVCPGIKLDWNKVEGLVETLGQNGVTSNYRYDLAPYTWKLVNGMMEGRTIFTQPPMPIKCAGAPQKAMYLSGDAWHRRGVLNNIDIQFNNAGGVLFGVKDYVPALMEYVKKYDANLNFFHNLVAVDGPAKKAWFDVAKPDAPVERIEMEFDMMHVCPPQTAPDFIRVSPLADAAGWVDVDQATLRHKTFDNVWSLGDVMNAPNAKTAAAARIQAPVVADNIIADIRGGSAAAQYNGYGSCPLTVERGKIVLAEFGYGGAMLPSFPKFIVDGTKPSRAAWFLKEKMLPPIYWKGMLKGREWMAKPEKIIAK; translated from the coding sequence ATGGACCTCAAACCTTTAACAGCTAATCTGTCCGTCAGCGCGCAAATTCAGACGTCTGATTTAAAGGCGATCAAAGACGCGGGCTTTCGGGCGATCATATGCAATCGGCCGGATGGTGAAGGCGCTGATCAGCCAACCTTTAACGAGATAGCCACGGCTGCAAAAAAGCAGGGTCTTGAGGCCATGTACCTGCCGATCGTGGCGGGTAAAGTGTCCGACAAAGATGCGAGCGACTTTAACCAAGCGCTGACATCGATGCCCGGTCCGGTTCTGGCCTATTGCCGCACGGGGACGCGCTCCGCGACGCTCTGGTCACTCGGCCAAGCTGAGAAGCGCAGCCTTGCTGATATTCTCGCCGCGACAAAAGCTGCAGGCTATGAAATGGGCGGCGTTGTTCGCCGTATCGTAAACGGCGGCAAGACCCCGACCGACACAGGTGATGCGAGCTTCAACGTCGTGATCGTTGGCGCAGGCGCAGGTGGCATCGCCGCTGCTGCAAGCCTCAAGTCCCGCCAGCCTGACTTGGAAATCGCAGTCATCGACCCTGCAGATATTCACTACTACCAACCCGGTTGGACTATGGTTGGCGGCGGCATCTTTGCGCCCGAGCAAACATCGCGCACCATGGGGTCGCTGATCCCCAAAGGTGTCCACTGGATACAATCCGCGGTCGCCGCGTTTGAGCCCGAAAACAACGCCGTGATCCTCGATGGGTGTCGCGTTGTGAAATACGACCGCCTTATTGTCTGCCCAGGTATCAAGCTGGATTGGAACAAAGTTGAGGGCCTCGTCGAAACCCTCGGCCAGAATGGTGTGACGTCAAACTACCGCTATGATTTGGCCCCTTATACCTGGAAACTAGTCAACGGTATGATGGAAGGCCGCACGATTTTCACGCAGCCGCCAATGCCGATCAAATGCGCAGGCGCGCCGCAAAAGGCGATGTATCTGTCAGGTGATGCGTGGCATCGCCGCGGCGTCCTTAACAACATCGACATCCAGTTCAACAACGCAGGCGGTGTTTTGTTCGGTGTTAAGGACTACGTCCCTGCGCTAATGGAATACGTCAAGAAATACGACGCCAACCTCAACTTCTTCCACAACCTCGTGGCCGTCGATGGCCCTGCGAAGAAGGCGTGGTTTGATGTCGCAAAGCCGGACGCACCGGTTGAGCGGATCGAGATGGAATTTGACATGATGCACGTCTGCCCACCACAGACCGCGCCCGACTTCATTCGCGTTTCGCCCTTGGCTGATGCTGCTGGATGGGTCGACGTTGACCAAGCCACGCTGCGCCACAAAACTTTCGACAACGTTTGGTCTTTGGGTGACGTGATGAACGCTCCGAATGCAAAAACTGCCGCCGCAGCACGTATTCAAGCGCCTGTTGTCGCGGACAACATCATCGCAGACATTCGTGGTGGTTCAGCGGCTGCGCAATACAACGGCTACGGCTCCTGCCCGTTGACTGTGGAACGCGGCAAGATCGTTCTGGCGGAATTCGGGTACGGCGGCGCAATGCTACCAAGCTTCCCGAAGTTCATTGTCGATGGCACAAAACCGTCACGCGCTGCGTGGTTCCTGAAAGAAAAGATGCTGCCACCTATCTACTGGAAAGGCATGCTGAAGGGCCGTGAATGGATGGCGAAACCCGAAAAAATCATTGCGAAGTAA
- a CDS encoding SulP family inorganic anion transporter translates to MKTDLTRYLPILAWGRTYNRSALTNDLVAALIVTIMLIPQSLAYALLAGLPAEAGLYASIVPIMLYAVFGTSRALAVGPVAVVSLMTAAALSNIVEQGTMGYAVAALSLAGLSGVILLAMGLFRLGFIANFLSHPVIAGFITASGIIIAASQLKHIFGIDAHGHNLLELVISLVTHLGEINWITAIIGILATGFLFWVRKGLKPLLRNLGLSSGLTGVLVKTGPVAVVVLTTLAVWLFGLADKGVKIVGEVPQSLPPLTLPSFSPDLLGQLLLPAFLISIIGFVESISVAQTLAAKKRQRIDPDQELIGLGAANIGASLTGGFPVTGGFSRSVVNFDAGAETPAAGAFTAIGLAIAALALTPLIYFLPKATLAATIIVAVLSLVDFSILKRSWAYSKADFFAVLATILLTLALGVEIGVSAGVGLSILLHLYKSSKPHIAEVGQVPNTEHFRNILRHDVLTDPSIVTLRVDESLYFANARYLEDKIHNRVAGDKDIRHVILQCSAINEIDLSALESLEAINERLQEMDVCLHLSEVKGPVMDRLQREHFLSELSGQVFLTQFEAVKELESK, encoded by the coding sequence ATGAAAACTGACCTAACGCGTTACCTGCCCATCTTAGCATGGGGGCGGACCTACAACCGTTCTGCGCTAACGAATGACCTCGTGGCTGCACTGATCGTGACGATCATGCTGATCCCGCAGTCATTGGCCTATGCGCTTTTAGCAGGGTTGCCGGCAGAAGCGGGTCTTTACGCGTCTATCGTTCCAATCATGCTTTATGCAGTATTCGGAACCAGCCGCGCACTGGCTGTTGGGCCCGTTGCAGTTGTGTCATTGATGACGGCCGCCGCACTGAGCAATATCGTTGAACAAGGCACGATGGGGTATGCTGTCGCGGCGCTTTCTTTGGCAGGATTGTCAGGCGTTATTCTATTGGCGATGGGGTTGTTCCGTCTTGGATTTATCGCCAACTTCCTGTCCCACCCAGTGATTGCAGGCTTCATCACCGCGTCCGGTATCATCATCGCAGCCAGCCAGCTCAAGCACATCTTCGGGATTGATGCACACGGCCACAACCTGCTCGAACTGGTCATTTCGTTGGTCACGCACTTGGGCGAGATCAACTGGATCACCGCCATCATCGGCATCCTTGCGACCGGGTTTCTGTTCTGGGTCCGAAAGGGATTGAAGCCACTGCTACGAAACCTTGGCCTCTCCAGCGGCCTGACAGGTGTCTTGGTCAAAACCGGCCCTGTTGCCGTTGTTGTCCTTACAACGCTCGCAGTTTGGTTGTTTGGTTTGGCGGACAAAGGCGTCAAGATTGTTGGCGAAGTCCCACAAAGCCTGCCACCACTGACATTGCCATCTTTCTCACCCGACCTCCTCGGACAGCTCCTCCTGCCCGCTTTCCTGATCTCGATCATCGGCTTCGTTGAATCGATCTCAGTGGCGCAAACACTCGCGGCCAAGAAACGCCAACGCATTGACCCCGACCAAGAGCTCATCGGGCTTGGCGCGGCCAATATCGGCGCATCACTGACAGGTGGTTTTCCAGTTACGGGCGGATTTTCCCGTTCTGTCGTGAACTTTGATGCGGGTGCTGAAACCCCAGCCGCGGGTGCGTTCACCGCTATTGGCCTGGCGATCGCCGCTCTGGCCCTCACGCCACTGATATACTTCCTCCCCAAGGCAACCTTGGCAGCGACTATCATCGTCGCCGTTCTCAGCCTCGTGGACTTTTCGATCCTAAAGCGCAGCTGGGCATATTCAAAGGCTGACTTCTTTGCAGTTCTCGCGACGATCCTTCTAACGCTCGCCCTTGGCGTTGAGATCGGCGTTTCTGCTGGTGTCGGCCTGTCGATCCTGCTGCATCTCTACAAGTCGTCCAAACCGCACATCGCCGAAGTCGGCCAAGTGCCGAACACCGAACACTTCCGCAATATCCTACGCCACGATGTTCTTACTGACCCGAGCATTGTGACCCTACGGGTCGATGAGAGCCTGTACTTTGCGAACGCACGCTACCTTGAAGACAAAATCCACAATCGCGTTGCTGGCGACAAAGATATCCGCCACGTGATTTTGCAATGCTCTGCCATCAACGAAATCGACCTTAGCGCGTTGGAATCTCTTGAGGCTATCAACGAGCGCTTGCAAGAAATGGACGTCTGCCTTCACCTGTCTGAGGTCAAAGGGCCAGTTATGGACCGCCTTCAGCGCGAACATTTCTTGTCTGAACTATCAGGTCAGGTTTTCTTGACCCAGTTCGAAGCCGTCAAAGAATTGGAATCCAAGTAA
- a CDS encoding phosphomannomutase, with product MAPKFGTSGLRGLVVELTPELVTSYTHAFLEACDTGSAVRIGWDLRPSSPEIAKAVIDAIAAAGGTAIEDGALPTPALALAALSEGQSAIMVTGSHIPADRNGLKFYTPNGEISKDDEVAILATLGVVANGIGKKMNSQGEAIAAYIARYVDGFGTDALRGLRIGIYQHSSVARETMVKVVQALGGEAVPLAWSDTFIPVDTEAVDPETRAQLAGWCKENNLDALISTDGDADRPMVADATGEIVAGDVLGPLTARLLGAEQICTPVSSNTMVDAIPEFSDIVRTRIGSPYVIAAMETGNVTKVVGYEANGGFLLGYTADGPAGSLAPLMTRDCLLPILAPLYMARKAGCGLAELVAGLPSRFTATDRLTGIATDVSGPFLESLCADAVARTAFFTGMPAEKDVDLTDGLRVTFAGGDIVHLRPSGNAPEFRCYAESSSTERAGKLLAMFLEKTKTLLA from the coding sequence ATGGCTCCGAAATTCGGCACTAGTGGATTACGCGGGCTCGTCGTTGAGCTGACCCCAGAATTGGTAACGTCGTATACACACGCGTTTTTAGAAGCCTGTGACACAGGCAGTGCCGTTCGCATCGGATGGGACTTACGCCCGTCTTCACCCGAGATCGCCAAGGCGGTGATTGATGCGATTGCCGCGGCAGGCGGAACGGCGATTGAGGACGGGGCATTGCCGACACCTGCGCTTGCGCTTGCCGCGCTTAGCGAAGGGCAAAGCGCGATTATGGTGACGGGCAGCCACATTCCAGCGGATCGAAATGGGCTAAAGTTTTACACGCCAAACGGTGAGATTTCTAAAGACGACGAAGTCGCGATCCTCGCGACGCTTGGGGTGGTAGCTAACGGGATCGGCAAAAAGATGAATTCGCAAGGCGAAGCAATCGCTGCATATATTGCGCGTTACGTTGACGGTTTCGGCACGGATGCTTTGCGCGGTCTTCGGATCGGCATTTACCAACACAGTTCTGTTGCGCGGGAAACTATGGTGAAGGTAGTGCAGGCGTTAGGTGGCGAAGCGGTTCCGCTTGCGTGGTCGGATACGTTCATTCCGGTTGATACCGAAGCTGTTGACCCCGAAACACGTGCACAGCTTGCAGGATGGTGCAAAGAAAACAACCTTGATGCGTTGATCTCGACCGATGGCGATGCGGACCGCCCGATGGTGGCGGATGCCACGGGCGAGATTGTTGCAGGCGATGTGCTTGGACCATTGACGGCGCGGCTTCTTGGGGCTGAACAAATTTGTACGCCTGTTTCATCGAATACGATGGTTGATGCGATACCGGAGTTTAGCGACATCGTGCGCACGCGCATTGGCTCTCCTTACGTGATTGCAGCGATGGAGACGGGTAACGTAACGAAAGTCGTTGGGTATGAAGCGAATGGCGGTTTCCTGCTAGGATATACGGCTGATGGTCCCGCTGGATCGTTGGCCCCCCTTATGACGCGCGACTGTTTGTTGCCGATACTTGCGCCGCTGTACATGGCACGAAAAGCAGGATGCGGGTTGGCTGAACTGGTCGCTGGGTTACCTTCGCGATTTACTGCAACGGACCGATTGACCGGAATTGCGACTGACGTTTCTGGCCCCTTTCTTGAGAGCTTGTGTGCCGACGCGGTGGCGCGAACAGCGTTTTTTACGGGTATGCCTGCTGAGAAAGATGTTGATCTAACCGACGGTTTGCGTGTGACGTTTGCGGGAGGAGATATCGTGCATCTAAGACCGTCCGGAAACGCGCCTGAATTTCGGTGCTATGCAGAATCCAGCAGCACCGAGCGAGCAGGCAAACTGCTGGCTATGTTCCTAGAAAAAACCAAAACACTATTGGCGTAA
- the xylB gene encoding xylulokinase: MFIGLDLGTSSLKAILVDDAQTVLAEHSVPLSVQRLHDGWSEQDPKSWCDAVVEAFRALSTKADCSRLKGIGLAGHMHGATLIGADDKVLRPCMLWNDTRSQVEAAQMDGDQQFRETTGNIVFPGFTAPKVEWVRKNEPEVFGKIAKILLPKDYLRLFLTGEHVSEMSDAAGTAWLDTGARDWSDDLLATCQLERVQMPTLVEGSAASGRLRADLAAELGLPQVVVAGGAGDNAAAAIGAGVVEDGTGFLSLGTSGVLFAANAGYRPDPKTAVHTFCHAVPDTWHQMGVVLAATDALNWLAKLTGQTASDLTRDLGDVTAPSRTMFLPYLGGERTPHNDSNVRGQFLHLDHATDATEAARAVLQGVSYAFADCKDALGATGTTLDRALAMGGGSKSEHWISMLASTLNISLDLPKDGDFGAALGAARLSLMAAVGAGLDVATQPPLAKTIEPDPALSDAMAEGHARFKHAYCVLKDI, translated from the coding sequence ATGTTCATCGGGCTAGATCTAGGGACATCGTCTCTTAAGGCAATTTTGGTAGATGACGCCCAAACGGTTTTGGCCGAACATTCGGTGCCGTTATCAGTGCAACGCCTGCATGACGGGTGGTCCGAGCAAGACCCTAAGTCGTGGTGTGATGCGGTCGTGGAGGCATTTCGAGCACTTAGTACCAAGGCAGATTGCAGCCGGCTTAAAGGCATAGGGTTGGCAGGGCATATGCACGGCGCGACGCTTATCGGCGCTGATGACAAAGTGCTGCGGCCTTGCATGCTGTGGAATGACACACGCAGCCAAGTTGAGGCGGCGCAAATGGATGGTGACCAGCAGTTTCGCGAGACTACAGGAAATATCGTGTTCCCCGGATTTACTGCGCCCAAGGTCGAATGGGTTCGTAAGAACGAGCCTGAAGTGTTCGGAAAGATTGCAAAGATTCTGCTGCCCAAGGACTATTTGCGGTTGTTTCTAACCGGTGAGCACGTGTCAGAAATGTCGGATGCGGCTGGCACAGCATGGCTCGATACAGGTGCGCGGGATTGGTCCGATGATTTACTCGCGACGTGCCAATTGGAACGCGTCCAGATGCCCACGCTTGTTGAAGGATCGGCTGCGTCTGGCCGTCTGCGGGCAGATCTTGCTGCTGAACTTGGATTGCCACAGGTCGTGGTCGCAGGTGGCGCTGGCGATAATGCGGCAGCTGCGATCGGCGCGGGTGTTGTGGAAGACGGGACAGGTTTCTTATCCCTTGGAACGTCCGGCGTTTTGTTTGCCGCGAACGCAGGATACCGCCCAGATCCAAAGACGGCCGTGCACACGTTTTGTCACGCTGTGCCAGACACTTGGCACCAGATGGGTGTGGTCCTTGCTGCGACCGATGCGCTGAACTGGCTGGCCAAGCTAACAGGACAAACTGCAAGCGACCTGACGCGCGATTTGGGCGACGTTACGGCCCCAAGTAGAACGATGTTCCTGCCGTATCTCGGTGGGGAACGAACGCCCCATAACGATTCCAACGTGCGCGGGCAGTTTTTGCATCTTGATCATGCAACGGATGCGACGGAGGCGGCGCGTGCGGTGTTGCAAGGGGTCAGTTATGCCTTTGCGGATTGCAAAGATGCGCTTGGCGCGACGGGTACGACATTGGATCGTGCGTTGGCGATGGGGGGCGGTTCGAAATCCGAGCACTGGATATCGATGCTGGCCAGTACATTAAATATTTCGCTAGACCTTCCCAAGGATGGCGATTTTGGCGCGGCACTGGGCGCGGCACGGCTGAGCTTGATGGCTGCTGTGGGGGCAGGGTTAGACGTGGCAACCCAACCACCTTTGGCTAAAACGATTGAACCTGATCCGGCGTTAAGCGATGCGATGGCTGAGGGGCATGCGCGCTTCAAGCATGCGTATTGTGTCTTGAAAGATATTTGA
- the kynU gene encoding kynureninase — MTVTRKDLFELPEGMIYLDGNSLGPLPKNVNSALGSMVTDQWGAHLIKGWNVDDWMGQPMRVGNMVGKLVGASEGSVTMGDTLSVKVYQALSAAVQMRPDRKVILSDSGNFPSDLYMAQGLIAQLGQGHELRIVDPLDVMDSITDEVAAVMITQVDYRSGRMHDMAKMTKKAHDAGAVMIWDLAHSAGALPVDLAGCGCEFAVGCTYKYLNGGPGAPAFIYARPDVVEGIKPALSGWLGHDAPFAFEQDYRPAMGIERMRVGTPPVLQLTALEAALGVWDGVEMADVRAASVALTDLFINEVEKRCPDLTLFSPRDAAERGSQVSFAHDNAFAVMQALIARNVIGDFRAPNLIRFGFTPLYIDESDVLGAVEILADVLDNRIWDDPKYKTKGRVT; from the coding sequence ATGACCGTCACCCGAAAAGACCTATTCGAATTGCCTGAAGGTATGATCTACCTTGATGGTAACTCATTGGGACCATTGCCGAAAAACGTGAACTCTGCGTTGGGTTCAATGGTTACGGATCAATGGGGCGCACATCTTATCAAGGGCTGGAATGTCGATGACTGGATGGGCCAACCCATGCGGGTGGGCAACATGGTCGGCAAACTGGTTGGCGCTTCTGAGGGCAGTGTCACGATGGGTGATACGCTTTCGGTGAAGGTTTATCAGGCACTTTCGGCAGCGGTGCAAATGCGCCCTGACCGCAAAGTCATCCTGTCTGATAGTGGCAATTTTCCGTCCGATTTGTACATGGCTCAAGGGCTAATTGCACAACTCGGGCAAGGGCATGAGCTTCGGATTGTTGATCCGCTTGATGTGATGGATTCCATTACGGACGAGGTTGCCGCGGTGATGATCACGCAGGTTGATTACCGTTCTGGCCGGATGCACGACATGGCTAAAATGACCAAGAAAGCCCACGACGCGGGTGCTGTGATGATCTGGGATCTGGCGCATTCGGCGGGTGCTTTGCCTGTCGACCTCGCTGGTTGCGGGTGTGAGTTTGCGGTTGGGTGTACGTACAAATACCTCAACGGCGGGCCGGGCGCGCCGGCGTTTATTTATGCCCGCCCTGATGTGGTTGAGGGCATCAAACCTGCGTTGTCAGGGTGGCTTGGCCATGATGCGCCATTCGCATTTGAACAAGACTATCGCCCCGCGATGGGGATTGAGCGGATGCGGGTTGGCACGCCACCCGTGCTGCAGCTAACGGCACTAGAAGCAGCATTGGGTGTATGGGATGGCGTCGAGATGGCGGACGTTCGCGCCGCGTCCGTCGCCTTGACGGACTTGTTCATCAACGAGGTTGAAAAACGCTGCCCCGACCTGACGTTGTTTTCACCGCGTGATGCAGCAGAGCGCGGAAGCCAAGTATCCTTCGCCCATGACAATGCCTTTGCGGTGATGCAGGCATTGATTGCGCGGAACGTGATCGGGGACTTCCGAGCACCGAACTTAATCCGCTTTGGCTTCACGCCGCTATACATCGATGAAAGCGACGTGTTGGGCGCGGTCGAGATTCTCGCGGATGTCTTGGACAATCGCATTTGGGATGATCCGAAATACAAGACCAAGGGTCGCGTGACCTGA
- a CDS encoding GcvT family protein: MKTRTKAVVIGGGIAGCSTLYHLTQEGWTDVVLVERDELTSGTTWHSAAQVTNFGGNQTMVGLKTHSINLYKELRDDADYPVQYNHGDGGIRLANTEEQMDGYRHFSSMARGMGVDFEVLDAEECARRHPLISTDNLLGGLWDPSDGDIDPASLCQALARRARKAGAEVYRQTNVTGLTQHKDDTWTVHTSKGDIDCDVVVNACGYRVNEVGAMMGVHHPVASMEHQYFVTDEIPAIVEAGHRMPLLRCPISDYYCRQEKDGLLLGFYEQDCKTWGMDGISPDFSNDLCPDDLDRVTDVLEGAFERMPALMEVGIKNIVNGPITYTIDGAPLVGPIPNKRNAFCIIGLRAGLGEGGGHGWLLAQQIVHGEACYDTWCLDPRRFTGHTNVELTALKAIEDYQNEFRFHFPNEHRPVGRNAKTTPITPVLEAEGAEFTIVNGWERVEFMKPTPDFHVTHTFKFDESFDIVGEEVAAVQNAVGICEVNGFNRFEITGEDRHKFIDRMFCGNITKKDGRVGLGYMLNDHGMVKGEATIANLPATDRGPARAWFGSAAAAEYHDMDWLQMHMSDDEDVQIKSLTNDQTILVVAGPKARDVLSAVSRLDWSKAAFPWLSARECFIGFAPATVLGVSFSGELAYEIHIPNAHLYNAYKTLRKAGEAFGMKMFGAKAVDSMRMEKGFLHWKADILTEFDPFETGLDRFVKMDKGDFIGKAALEKRVAAGKTVEFVTMELDTVEAAAHGGSSVMVGDDVVGTVTSGDWGYRTGKNLAYAFVKPEHSAEGTTFEVDVLGKRVPATIIPMGPYDPDYSLMRS, from the coding sequence ATGAAAACTCGAACCAAAGCTGTAGTCATCGGCGGCGGCATTGCCGGCTGCTCAACCCTGTATCATCTGACCCAAGAGGGTTGGACGGACGTTGTTTTGGTGGAACGTGATGAGCTCACGAGTGGCACAACATGGCATTCCGCCGCGCAGGTTACGAATTTCGGCGGCAATCAAACGATGGTCGGGCTGAAGACCCATTCGATCAATCTGTATAAAGAGCTGCGCGATGATGCGGACTACCCCGTGCAGTACAACCATGGCGACGGCGGCATTCGTTTGGCCAACACCGAAGAGCAGATGGATGGCTATCGACACTTTTCATCAATGGCGCGGGGCATGGGCGTGGATTTCGAGGTGCTCGACGCCGAAGAATGCGCGCGTCGCCATCCACTGATTTCAACGGACAACCTGTTGGGCGGTCTATGGGACCCAAGCGACGGTGACATTGATCCGGCTTCCTTGTGTCAGGCGTTGGCGCGACGTGCGCGCAAGGCGGGTGCAGAAGTGTATCGCCAAACCAACGTGACTGGCCTGACCCAGCACAAGGATGACACGTGGACGGTTCACACCAGCAAAGGCGATATCGATTGTGACGTCGTGGTGAATGCTTGTGGTTACCGCGTGAATGAAGTGGGCGCGATGATGGGTGTTCATCATCCAGTCGCTTCTATGGAGCATCAGTATTTTGTAACCGATGAAATTCCCGCAATCGTTGAAGCAGGTCACCGAATGCCGCTGCTGCGTTGTCCGATTTCAGATTACTATTGCCGCCAAGAAAAAGATGGTCTGCTTCTCGGGTTTTATGAGCAGGATTGTAAGACATGGGGCATGGATGGCATCTCGCCTGACTTCTCCAACGATCTCTGCCCAGACGATTTGGATCGCGTAACGGACGTGCTTGAAGGCGCGTTTGAGCGGATGCCAGCGTTGATGGAAGTGGGCATCAAGAACATCGTCAACGGCCCGATTACCTATACGATTGATGGTGCACCACTGGTTGGCCCGATCCCGAACAAGCGCAATGCGTTCTGTATCATCGGACTGCGGGCTGGTCTGGGCGAGGGCGGTGGCCACGGTTGGTTGTTGGCGCAACAAATCGTTCACGGCGAGGCTTGCTATGACACATGGTGCCTCGACCCGCGTCGTTTCACGGGCCACACCAACGTGGAACTGACTGCGCTGAAGGCGATTGAGGACTACCAAAACGAGTTCCGCTTCCATTTCCCGAACGAGCATCGCCCCGTTGGCCGCAACGCGAAGACAACGCCGATTACGCCTGTGCTTGAGGCGGAAGGCGCTGAGTTTACCATCGTGAATGGTTGGGAACGGGTCGAGTTCATGAAGCCGACCCCTGATTTCCATGTCACGCATACATTCAAGTTCGACGAGAGCTTTGACATTGTCGGCGAAGAAGTTGCCGCCGTGCAAAACGCTGTTGGCATCTGCGAGGTCAACGGTTTCAACCGGTTTGAAATCACCGGTGAAGATCGCCACAAATTCATCGACCGTATGTTCTGCGGCAACATCACCAAGAAAGACGGGCGTGTCGGCCTTGGTTACATGTTGAACGACCACGGCATGGTCAAAGGCGAAGCAACGATTGCGAACCTTCCCGCAACGGATCGCGGCCCTGCGCGCGCTTGGTTTGGGTCAGCGGCGGCGGCTGAATACCATGACATGGACTGGCTGCAGATGCACATGTCTGATGACGAAGACGTGCAGATCAAATCACTGACCAACGACCAAACCATCCTGGTTGTTGCTGGCCCAAAGGCGCGTGATGTGCTGTCGGCTGTGTCGCGTCTGGACTGGTCCAAGGCGGCCTTCCCGTGGCTGTCTGCGCGCGAATGTTTCATCGGGTTTGCGCCTGCGACAGTGCTGGGCGTCAGCTTCTCAGGTGAGTTGGCCTATGAAATCCATATTCCGAACGCGCATCTCTACAATGCCTATAAAACCCTTCGCAAAGCAGGCGAGGCGTTTGGCATGAAGATGTTCGGTGCCAAGGCCGTAGATTCCATGCGGATGGAAAAAGGGTTCTTGCACTGGAAGGCCGATATTTTGACGGAATTTGACCCTTTTGAGACTGGGTTGGATCGTTTTGTCAAAATGGACAAAGGTGATTTCATCGGTAAAGCCGCATTGGAGAAACGGGTGGCTGCGGGCAAGACGGTTGAATTTGTTACGATGGAATTGGACACCGTCGAGGCTGCTGCACATGGTGGGTCGTCCGTGATGGTTGGCGACGACGTCGTGGGTACCGTAACGTCGGGCGATTGGGGTTACCGAACGGGCAAGAACCTTGCTTATGCGTTTGTTAAGCCCGAGCATTCCGCAGAGGGCACCACGTTTGAAGTGGATGTTCTGGGCAAGCGCGTTCCAGCCACAATCATCCCGATGGGCCCGTACGATCCGGACTATTCGTTGATGCGCAGCTAA
- a CDS encoding LysR family transcriptional regulator produces MENQAPPFTFRAAQTFVAAVEAQSVTKAAHRLGISPSSVSQQLAGLEAALGAKLIERSARQFRLTKAGAMFLDPAKQLLDDVSAAKARLVTADQMPPMSVRIASIEELDATVIAPWLVKQTKAFPNIAFTLSSGASHENNEALSTRAVDLMLAVDTVAEADWVEQHPILRDPFILVAAPELGDAPDVEQLKASPFVRYASELQIGRQIEAQLRRSNLQPARSFEFSTNQALFAMTAELGGWAITSALTYFGTPLAGDLVRALPLPVPAFSRRMALHARRGALGELPHQMAEDIRFFIKERIFATAEQRLPFLNGGLQILR; encoded by the coding sequence ATGGAGAATCAAGCGCCCCCTTTCACATTCCGCGCCGCACAGACATTTGTGGCGGCCGTTGAAGCACAATCCGTCACCAAAGCCGCGCATCGTCTTGGCATTAGTCCGTCATCCGTTTCCCAACAGCTCGCTGGGCTTGAGGCGGCGCTTGGTGCGAAATTAATTGAGCGCTCGGCACGTCAATTCAGGCTGACTAAGGCGGGCGCGATGTTCCTTGATCCGGCCAAACAGCTTTTGGATGATGTAAGTGCGGCTAAGGCGCGGTTGGTCACAGCGGACCAAATGCCGCCAATGTCCGTTCGGATTGCTTCGATTGAAGAGTTGGATGCCACGGTAATTGCCCCGTGGCTGGTTAAGCAAACAAAGGCGTTTCCGAATATTGCGTTTACGCTGAGCAGCGGCGCAAGCCATGAGAACAACGAAGCACTCAGCACACGCGCTGTGGATTTGATGCTGGCTGTGGATACGGTTGCAGAAGCTGATTGGGTGGAACAACACCCGATCTTGCGCGATCCGTTTATCTTGGTTGCAGCACCTGAACTCGGCGACGCGCCGGACGTTGAGCAGCTGAAAGCCAGTCCTTTCGTGCGCTATGCATCTGAACTGCAGATTGGACGGCAGATTGAAGCGCAGTTGCGCAGGTCCAACCTACAACCAGCACGAAGTTTTGAGTTTTCGACCAATCAGGCCTTGTTTGCGATGACCGCTGAGCTGGGTGGATGGGCGATCACGTCCGCGCTTACATACTTTGGAACACCGCTGGCGGGTGATCTTGTGCGGGCGCTCCCATTGCCCGTTCCTGCGTTCTCTCGCCGTATGGCGCTTCATGCCCGACGCGGGGCGTTGGGGGAACTGCCGCACCAAATGGCCGAGGATATCCGCTTCTTTATAAAAGAGCGCATTTTCGCGACTGCTGAGCAGCGGTTGCCATTTCTGAATGGTGGGCTTCAGATACTTCGGTAA